Genomic window (Streptococcus porcinus):
ACTGGCCTGGAAAAAGAATGGGTATTCCCCACTCGACAAGGCTATAATAGAAATTTACAAGAAATTGATAACTTAGTAAAGAAACAAAATGAAGTTGACACAGATTTTTACAGAACTGAGCGTATCATTCCCCAAACAGGGAATGATAGTATGAAATTCAATTATCATGGTATTTCTCAATTTTCATCTATCAGAAATCGTCTATCAAGTAGAGTTCTTGATAGGCTTGGATTCAAATCAGAAGGAACTAATCTAAACCTAAGATATCAAAATAACACTTTAATTGCTGATAGCTTATTTGCAGTTAAGTATAATTTAAGTGAATCTGATAATAAAAAATTTGGCTTTACAAAGGTTAATCAAATCGATAGGGTTAGTCTCTATAAAAATAACTATGCCCTCCCACTTGCTATTATGACTAATGGAAAATTCGTTGACGCTAACTTTACTGTTAATACATTAGACAATCAGACCCGCTTATTAAATAGGCTCTCTGGTAAGGATTACACCTACTTTACAGAACAAAGTGCTGAGTTGAAGTCGACAGGAAAAATGGTAGGTAAGCAGATTTCTAACAAAGCAGAACCTAATGCTGAAGATACTGTTGTAAGCTATCGTCTTAAGATTCCAGAAAATAAACAAATGTATTTAAGTTTACCAAATGTATCCTTTGAAAATCGACAAGAAAAAGATGTATTGATTACTATTAACGGTAAAACAAGTCACTATACAACAGATAATACATTTACCTTTTTTGATTTAGGTTATTTTAAGGATGAACAGGTTGCTGATATTTATATTATATTTCCCAAAAATAAATCTATTTCCTTTGATTCCCCACATTTTTATGGTCTAGATATTGATAACTATAAAAAGGCACTTTCTATAATTAAAAACCGCAAAGTTAGCCTTAGTCAAAGACAAAATAGACTACGTTTGGACTATCAGACAACTAAAGATTCTTCAATTCTGTTGACCTTGCCGTACGATCAAGGATGGAGTGCTAAGCATAATAATAAACCAATTGTAATTAGAAAAGCACAAAAAGGATTTATGGCTATAGATGTTCCTAAAGGAAAAGGAAAAATTTATTTAACTTTTATTCCTAAAGGTTTTAAACAAGGTCTTGTACTATCATTAGTAGCTTTTGTTATATTCTCTATTCAGTTTATTTTAAAACTAATACGTCAAAAAAATCAGCCCTATAATTAAGGGCTGATTTAAATTTACTTTATTTACTCCGGCAGTAGGACTCGAACCTACGACATCATGATTAACAGTCATGCGCTACTACCAACTGAGCTATGCCGGAAAATTGTTATAAAAAAAATTGCTTCTCAGCAATTATGATAGTCCGTACGGGATTCGAACCCGTGTTACCGCCGTGAAAAGGCGGTGTCTTAACCCCTTGACCAACGGACCTTAAGGTTTATAAGGAATACTTTCCTTAACACTCTTATTATTATATCAGAACTTTTGGTTTTGTCTATAACTTTTTTAAAAAAATTTCAAAAGTTTTTCAATTTTTTTGAGGAAGCTATCTTTCCTGTTATTAGCATTGACAGAAACACCTAGTTTCTGTTAAAATAAGGGAGTTAAGGTCTCATAGCTCAGCTGGATAGAGCATTCGCCTTCTAAGCGAACGGTCGCAGGTTCGAATCCTGCTGGGATCAAAGTAAAACATCATGCTTTATAGGTCATGATGTTTTTTTATGTTTCATGTGAAACACTATTATTTATGATAAGGACTCCCTTCTTGAATCATAAATGCACGGTAAATTTGTTCAACTAAAACTAAACGCATTAATTGGTGAGGGAGAGTCAGTAGCCCAAAGCTCATTAACACATTAGCTCTTTTTTTCAAAGAAGCATCAAGTCCTAAACTACCGCCAATAATAAAGGTAATATTGGAGTAACCTTGGACTGTAATATTTGTAATTTGCTGACTAAATACTTCTGAAGGAAATTGTTTGCCTTCAATAGCAAGTGCTATAATAAAATCTCTGGATCCTATCTTTTTTTGAATACGTTCAGCTTCTTTTGCTAAAATTTTTGTATTCTCAGCTTGACTAGCATTTTCAGGTGTCTTTTCATCAATAAGTTCAATTACTTCAAATTGACAAAAACGGGATAGCCTTTTTTGGTATTCTGTAATCCCATCTTTTAAATATTTTTCTTTGAGTTTCCCCACACTTATTATTTTCACTTTCATAAAAAACATTGTACCATATCCTCTAAGAAAATGATTTATCCACAAAAATATTTCCCATTTTTTTCTCTTAATCTAGGACTTATCAATAGTTCTGAAAACTTTTCCACAAGCTGTGGATTTCTTTTCTTTTTCTCTAAATTAAGGTATAATTAAGCAGAGTTTTGTATGATGATAAAAATAAGTGGAGGTCAAAGGTGTGACAATAATAAAAAATATTTGGAAACTAGTTGGTATCTTGGTTGTTGGTATTCTTGGTGGTATAATCGCTTTTTTCACATTAAGTGTCTTTCACCCTGATTTTACTAATAATCAAGAAGGAATTACTAAGCCTACAACAATTAGTAAAGTAACTTATAAAAATACAACCAATACTACAAAAGCTGTTAAGGTTGTTCAAAATGCTGTCGTTTCGGTCATTAATTATCGAAAATCTAGTCCTGCTAATCAAGCAAATGATATCTTTGGTGAACCTAAATCCTCTTTAAATGACGATAATGGTTACTCTATCTACAGCGAAGGGTCAGGAGTCATTTACAAAAAAGAAGGTAAGGATGCCTATATTGTAACGAATAACCATGTTATTGACAAAACAGATAGAATTGAAATCTTATTAGCTGATGGTTCAAAAATAGTTGGTAAACTAGTAGGAGCGGACACCTATTCTGACTTAGCAGTTGTTAAAGTTCCTTCTGAAAAAATAAAATCAGTTGCTAAATTTGCTAACTCTGCCAATTTAAACGTTGGGGAAGTAGCTATTGCTATTGGTAGTCCCCTTGGAACTGAATATGCTAACTCTGTCACTGAAGGAATAGTCTCAAGCTTAAGTAGAACAGTAACACTTAAAAATGATGAGGGTCAGACAATTTCAACAAATGCTATTCAAACAGATGCTGCTATTAATCCAGGAAATTCTGGAGGTGCTTTAATTAATATTGAAGGACAAGTTATTGGTATTAATTCAAGCAAAATCTCACAATCTAATGCTTCTGGCAATGCAGTTGA
Coding sequences:
- the rlmH gene encoding 23S rRNA (pseudouridine(1915)-N(3))-methyltransferase RlmH — its product is MKVKIISVGKLKEKYLKDGITEYQKRLSRFCQFEVIELIDEKTPENASQAENTKILAKEAERIQKKIGSRDFIIALAIEGKQFPSEVFSQQITNITVQGYSNITFIIGGSLGLDASLKKRANVLMSFGLLTLPHQLMRLVLVEQIYRAFMIQEGSPYHK
- a CDS encoding S1C family serine protease, coding for MTIIKNIWKLVGILVVGILGGIIAFFTLSVFHPDFTNNQEGITKPTTISKVTYKNTTNTTKAVKVVQNAVVSVINYRKSSPANQANDIFGEPKSSLNDDNGYSIYSEGSGVIYKKEGKDAYIVTNNHVIDKTDRIEILLADGSKIVGKLVGADTYSDLAVVKVPSEKIKSVAKFANSANLNVGEVAIAIGSPLGTEYANSVTEGIVSSLSRTVTLKNDEGQTISTNAIQTDAAINPGNSGGALINIEGQVIGINSSKISQSNASGNAVEGIGFAIPANDVIKIINQLEAKGEVIRPAIGIRMVNLGDLSTNALNQLQVPENVKGGIVVASVIDNMPAVGKLKQYDIITEIDGETVNTKSDLQTILYSHEINDSIKVTYYRGKDKKTTTIKLTKTTKDLNE